From Strigops habroptila isolate Jane chromosome 1, bStrHab1.2.pri, whole genome shotgun sequence, a single genomic window includes:
- the POP1 gene encoding ribonucleases P/MRP protein subunit POP1: MSGAKEKKRAKKMRNQPASVTLPAEPGPFPGGGSRACPSAGDVLSEHQYQQQKFLNQSSGPSYRKDQYFPKGQNRGERGRGRGGWQGGRQSISEEMPRYITVSTFAQARAAEISAMLKAVSQKSSNSLVFQTLPRHMRRRAMSHNIKRLPRRLQEIAKKEAEKAVHQKKEQSKTKCRKARRRHMNLVAEFNRRQRKNIWLETHIWHAKRFHMVKKWGYCLGNSPTEKCYRACYRAMTKHCLLQDLSYYCCLELTGKENELLKQLAQLCSIDTGLTFGEACCLSGRFEGSVNLYRADRYPEDMLGPVTFIWKPRDGSENRQLWIWVHPALKQDILGELKAIFQCSEPEEICIPEPVTTSVQEEKQMDVVLSLGRKRKEEDKEGEKAVPVKKIIGDGTRDPFQSYTWISQTTGVAISDKSMEILRYRLIGPLSHSVLTETLKAASLQTEMADPETELNSWWVENCKDSEKVSLHQCQSAIFELLEGISSPSELPPGTILGLTVGDPRVNMPKKKTKAVPDFEKYQDNDKVRQLYLEGVPVDCAHSFIWDQDICKNVTENKISEQDLNHMRAQLLVPGSHLDLGPCESKIPILLVQQPGKMAGEDRPGWGSGWDIYLPKGWGMAFWIPFIYRGVRVGGLQEALKHSEYQRTPHTPNDFPDCQAGMQFAKELETSLLEKFKRRPPAKRPNYVKLGTLSPFIIPWGQLTKNWERRMKASGEFVHPSSPHPEHCATEGHSFCDPEAEVMKEASPETGEVEETVEISSEGALKTEDVTGTQEVGERDETMARSDFIVLRSEKLLMQLSAWCYPTAGKDRRIRLVSRLGQKEMTEDVFLPILMSYPRALVWVNLSLLRKGNPELHAMICIPTEDDLLHLSKDKLFCGPQEPKHRDIFKHKIQKLKEEKKKKKKDNTKALEGDPPSVPEQETTEEHEDLILGLWSDALPDVTSHCSRTLLGYVTRGDFSLAAGCGEALGFVSLTGLVYMLHKQPADKKGLVLLRTPASLQYRFARLTIEV, encoded by the exons ATGTCTGGGGCGAAGGAGAAGAAGCGAGCCAAGAAGATGAGGAACCAGCCGGCCAGCGTCACCCTTCCGGCAGAGCCGGGGCCCTTCCCCGGCGGCGGGAGCAGAGCCTGCCCGAGCGCAG GAGATGTTCTTTCTGAGCACCAGTATCAGCAGCAGAAATTTTTGAACCAGTCATCTGGGCCTTCTTACAGGAAAGACCAGTATTTTCCAAAAGGGCAAAACAGAGGAGAGAGaggcaggggaagaggaggatggCAAGGAGGACGCCAGAGCATTTCTGAGGAAATGCCAAGATACATAACAG TGTCTACTTTTGCTCAAGCTCGTGCTGCTGAGATCAGTGCCATGTTGAAAGCAGTTTCACAGAAGTCTTCAAACTCTCTGGTTTTCCAGACTCTTCCAAGGCACATGCGAAGGCGAGCAATGAGTCACAATATTAAACGCTTACCCAGGCGGCTCCAAGAGATTGCCAAGAAAGAG gcagagaaagctgtacatcagaaaaaagaacagtCAAAGACTAAATGCCGCAAAGCTAGAAGGCGCCACATGAATTTGGTAGCAGAGTTTAATCGCaggcaaagaaagaatatttggCTGGAAACACACATTTGGCATGCAAAGAGATTTCATATGGTAAAGAAATGGGGATACTGTTTAGGAAATAGCCCTACGGAGAAGTGCTACAGGGCTTGTTACCGAGCGATGACAAAACACTGCCTTCTTCAG GATTTATCGTATTACTGTTGCTTGGAGTTGACTGGTAAAGAGAATGAGCTTCTGAAGCAACTCGCTCAACTATGTAGCATTGACACAG GATTAACATTTGGAGAGGCTTGTTGCCTGTCTGGAAGATTTGAGGGTTCTGTGAATCTTTACCGAGCAGATCGCTATCCTGAGGATATGCTTGGTCCGGTTACATTCATTTGGAAACCCAGGGATGGGTCTGAAAACAGACAGTTGTGGATCTGGGTGCATCCAGCTcttaaacag gACATACTGGGAGagttaaaagcaatttttcagtgttcagaGCCTGAAGAAATCTGTATTCCTGAGCCTGTTACAACATCAgttcaagaggaaaaacaaatggatGTTGTTCTGAGCcttggcaggaaaagaaaggaggaggataaagaaggagaaaaagctgtgccagtgaaaaaaataattggtgATGGCACTAGAGATCCATTCCAGTCCTACACTTGGATTTCGCAGACTACTGGTGTTGCGATCAG tgaTAAAAGCATGGAGATTCTCAGATATCGGCTCATTGGCCCATTATCACACTCCGTCCTTACAGAGACCTtgaaagctgcttctctccaaACA GAAATGGCAGATCCAGAGACAGAACTGAATAGCTGGTGGGTAGAAAACTGCAAGGACTCTGAAAAAGTATCTCTTCATCAGTGTCAAAGTGCTATCTTTGAGCTGTTAGAAG ggatAAGTTCACCATCAGAACTGCCACCAGGAACAATACTGGGCCTCACTGTTGGAGATCCTCGAGTCAATATGccaaaaaagaagacaaaagctGTACCAGACTTTGAAAAATACCAAG ATAATGATAAAGTTAGGCAGCTGTACCTGGAGGGTGTTCCTGTAGACTGTGCTCACAGCTTTATCTGGGACCAGGACATCTGTAAGAAcgtcactgaaaataaaatctcagagCAG GATTTAAACCATATGAGAGCTCAGTTACTGGTACCTGGATCACACCTTGATTTGGGTCCTTGTGAATCTAAGATTCCCATACTGTTGgtgcagcagccagggaaaaTGGCTGGAGAAGATCGACCAGGATGGGGGAGTGGCTGGGATATCTATCTCCCAAAGGGCTGGGGCATGGCTTTCTGGATTCCTTTC ATATACAGAGGTGTACGAGTCGGTGGCTTGCAAGAGGCTTTAAAGCATTCTGAGTACCAAAGAACACCTCACACTCCAAATGATTTCCCAGACTGCCAGGCAGGAATGCAGTTTGCCAAAGAACTGGAAACCAGTCTTCTTGAAAAATTCAAACG ACGTCCACCTGCAAAAAGGCCAAATTATGTCAAGCTGGGTACTCTGTCTCCTTTCATCATTCCTTGGGGGCAGCTGACAAAGAACTgggaaagaagaatgaaagcaTCAGGAGAATTTGTACATCCTTCTTCCCCACACCCTGAGCACTGCGCAACTGAAGGGCATAGCTTTTGTGACCCCGAAGCAGAAGTGATGAAAGAAGCTTCCCCTGAGACCGGTGAAGTAGAGGAGACCGTGGAAATAAGCTCTGAAGGTGCCCTGAAGACAGAGGATGTTACAGGCACCCAAGAGGTCGGTGAGAGAGATGAAACTATGGCAAGAAGTGACTTTATTGTTCTCAG GAGTGAAAAACTGCTAATGCAGTTATCAGCCTGGTGCTATCCCACTGCTGGAAAAGATCGGCGAATCCGCCTTGTGTCTCGACTAGGACAGAAGGAAATGACTGAAGATGTCTTTTTGCCAATCTTGATGAGCTATCCAAGGGCTCTTGTGTGGGTCAACTTGTCTCTCTTGAGAAAAGGGAATCCTGAATTACATGCCATGATTTGCATCCCAACAGAAGATGACTTGCTGCATCTAAGCAAAGACAAACTCTTCTGTGGTCCTCAAGAACCCAAACATCGTGATATATTCAAGCACaagatacagaaattaaaagaggagaagaagaagaagaaaaaggataacACAAAGGCTCTAGAAGGTGACCCTCCAAGTGTTCCAGAACAGGAAACAACTGAGGAGCATGAAGACCTCATTCTTGGTCTGTGGTCAGATGCTCTCCCAGATGTTACTTCCCACTGCTCCAGAACTCTCTTGGGATATGTTACTCGAGGGGATTTTTCATTGGCTGCAGGCTGTGGAGAAGCCCTGGGTTTTGTTAGCTTGACAGGGTTAGTTTATATGTTGCACAAGCAGCCAGCAGATAAAAAAGGGCTTGTTTTGTTAAGAACTCCAGCATCTTTACAGTACAGATTTGCAAGACTTACTATTGAGGTTTAA
- the RIDA gene encoding 2-iminobutanoate/2-iminopropanoate deaminase isoform X1: protein MASIVKKIISTAGAAPPLAPYSQAVLVDRTMYISGQIGIEPSTRQLVSGGVKEEAKQALKNIGEILKAAGCDYSNVVKTTVLMADMKDFNDINDIYKQFFKTNFPARAAYQVAALPKGAQVEIEAIAVQGPLQDASA from the exons ATGGCCTCGATcgtgaagaaaataattagcaCCGCTGGGGCTGCCCCTCCGCTGGCTCCCTACAG CCAAGCAGTGCTGGTAGACCGGACGATGTACATTTCAGGACAGATAGGTATAGAACCTTCCACCAGGCAGCTTGTCTCTGGAGGGGTAAAGGAAGAAGCTAAGCAG GCTCTAAAAAACATTGGAGAAATCCTGAAAGCTGCAGGCTGTGACTACAGCAATG TTGTGAAGACTACAGTTTTGATGGCAGACATGAAGGACTTCAATGATATTAATGACATTTACAAGCAGT TTTTCAAGACAAACTTCCCAGCCAGAGCAGCCTATCAGGTTGCTGCTTTGCCCAAA GGTGCCCAAGTTGAGATTGAAGCCATTGCTGTCCAGGGACCCCTCCAAGATGCTTCAGCCTGA
- the RIDA gene encoding 2-iminobutanoate/2-iminopropanoate deaminase isoform X2 — MSGIPASATAEAFCQAVLVDRTMYISGQIGIEPSTRQLVSGGVKEEAKQALKNIGEILKAAGCDYSNVVKTTVLMADMKDFNDINDIYKQFFKTNFPARAAYQVAALPKGAQVEIEAIAVQGPLQDASA, encoded by the exons ATGAGCGGCATTCCTGCTTCTGCTACAGCAGAAGCTTTTTG CCAAGCAGTGCTGGTAGACCGGACGATGTACATTTCAGGACAGATAGGTATAGAACCTTCCACCAGGCAGCTTGTCTCTGGAGGGGTAAAGGAAGAAGCTAAGCAG GCTCTAAAAAACATTGGAGAAATCCTGAAAGCTGCAGGCTGTGACTACAGCAATG TTGTGAAGACTACAGTTTTGATGGCAGACATGAAGGACTTCAATGATATTAATGACATTTACAAGCAGT TTTTCAAGACAAACTTCCCAGCCAGAGCAGCCTATCAGGTTGCTGCTTTGCCCAAA GGTGCCCAAGTTGAGATTGAAGCCATTGCTGTCCAGGGACCCCTCCAAGATGCTTCAGCCTGA
- the ERICH5 gene encoding glutamate-rich protein 5 encodes MILAIEEKMDSVSKREEPEGTEPLPAGAEESSELPIVWQEESNVPSLPGPGEDAGTPSPGPAEDSGLVEGSDSSVVEIIEKVHIAEEDHLIEGETGEQVENELLSETVSGGPETKEEETGEAVDSAAATEIGTANNKE; translated from the exons ATGATTCTGGCCATAGAGGAGAAGATGGATTCAGTCAGTAAAAGGGAGGAGCCAGAGGGCACCGagcccctgcctgcaggagcagaggagagctcTGAGCTGCCAATTGTGTGGCAAGAGGAGAGCAATGTGCCTTCACTTCCAGGACCTGGAGAAGATGCTGGAACACCATCACCAGGACCAGCAGAGGACAGCGGACTGGTGGAGGGCAGTGACAGCTCTGTAGTGGAAATCATCGAGAAAGTACATATTGCTGAAGAGGACCACCTCATTGAGG GTGAGACGGGAGAACAGGTGGAAAATGAGCTGCTCAGTGAGACAGTAAGCGGGGGgcctgaaacaaaagaagaagaaacaggagaagctgtggataGTGCAGCAGCAACAGAGATAG GGACAGCTAATAACAAGGAATAG